From Brassica oleracea var. oleracea cultivar TO1000 chromosome C3, BOL, whole genome shotgun sequence, a single genomic window includes:
- the LOC106334092 gene encoding probable 2-oxoglutarate-dependent dioxygenase AOP1.2 — MVSLETTPALQLPVIDFTSPNLKPGTVEWDSVRGDVRRALEEYGCFEALYDKVPVQLREAVFNVSEEAFQLPLETKQRVVSKRKYRGYVGQIPTLPLFEVMGVDFAENEDKVNEFTRKLWPQGNASFSEAVMSFTEKVSKLDLMTRRMIMESFGISEKYIDKNLKSTKCLMRMMKYQGNDVKDGLEVRARDNKHWIKANPSQDSSFIVLGGATLHVLLNGRVVTGVHRVMRTGTKTRFSAGLFSVPKKDHLIYAPDEIVDAEHPRLFKPFDFEAYFQFTTEGPGXXDLAALRTYCGL; from the exons ATGGTGAGTTTGGAAACTACTCCTGCTCTTCAGCTCCCGGTCATTGACTTCACAAGTCCAAACTTAAAACCAGGAACAGTGGAGTGGGACTCAGTGAGAGGCGATGTCCGGAGAGCTCTAGAAGAGTATGGATGCTTTGAGGCCTTGTACGATAAAGTCCCTGTCCAACTTCGAGAGGCGGTTTTCAATGTTTCTGAGGAGGCTTTCCAGCTACCTTTAGAGACTAAACAGAGAGTTGTGTCAAAGAGAAAATACAGAGGATATGTAGGTCAGATTCCAACTTTGCCTCTTTTCGAAGTCATGGGCGTTGACTTTGCAGAAAATGAAGATAAAGTCAACGAATTTACTCGTAAGCTCTGGCCTCAAGGCAATGCAAGTTTCAG CGAGGCAGTCATGTCATTCACGGAGAAAGTATCAAAACTTGACTTAATGACCAGAAGAATGATAATGGAGAGTTTTGGGATCAGTGAAAAGTACATAGACAAAAATTTGAAGTCGACGAAATGCCTCATGAGAATGATGAAGTACCAAGGA AACGATGTAAAAGATGGTCTCGAGGTAAGGGCTAGGGATAATAAGCACTGGATTAAAGCCAATCCTTCCCAGGATTCTTCGTTCATTGTTCTTGGCGGAGCTACACTACAT GTACTTCTGAATGGTCGGGTGGTTACGGGTGTTCACCGAGTGATGAGGACAGGAACTAAAACAAGATTCTCAGCTGGATTGTTCTCTGTTCCTAAAAAGGACCATTTGATATATGCACCAGATGAAATCGTTGATGCTGAGCATCCTCGCTTGTTTAAGCCATTTGATTTTGAAGCGTACTTTCAGTTTACCACTGAGGGACCTGG NNNNNGAGATCTAGCTGCACTCAGGACATATTGTGGCCTTTGA
- the LOC106334426 gene encoding TMV resistance protein N-like → MISRLFDFMKQSKSIQLNNKHSLDIYTNTYTYHKASSSSSTPKALCDVFINHRGTDTKKTLATLLYDNLKARNLRPFLDYKTLKPGDHIFDHINGAIHTSKVAVTVFSPNYGHSYSCLHELALIMESKKRIIPIFFDIKPSQLDVVIERVRCPDDEIQRFRWALQEARDIVGLMFDSDKGNLSEVVTSASDIIVQRLVELEAEDESV, encoded by the exons ATGATCTCTAGGCTTTTTGACTTCATGAAACAATCCAAGTCCATTCAGCTAAATAACAAACATTCTCTCGATATATACACAAATACATACACATACCATAAAGCGTCTTCATCATCATCAACCCCCAAAGCTTTGTGTGATGTTTTCATCAACCATAGAGGAACTGACACAAAGAAAACCCTTGCAACATTGCTTTACGACAATCTCAAAGCCCGTAACTTACGTCCATTCTTGGATTACAAGACCTTGAAACCCGGAGATCATATTTTTGATCATATCAACGGCGCAATTCACACTTCTAAAGTCGCAGTGACCGTGTTTTCTCCCAACTATGGCCATTCTTATTCATGTTTGCACGAGCTTGCGCTTATAATGGAGTCCAAGAAAAGGATCATACCAATATTTTTCGACATCAAACCTTCACAACTCGATGTTGTGATCGAAAGGGTAAGATGTCCTGATGATGAAATCCAACGGTTTAGATGGGCTCTTCAAGAAGCTAGAGACATCGTCGGACTTATGTTCGATTCCGATAAAGG GAATTTGTCGGAGGTTGTTACAAGTGCATCGGATATTATTGTTCAGAGGTTGGTGGAGTTAGAGGCTGAAGATGAAAGTGTCTAG
- the LOC106333038 gene encoding uncharacterized protein LOC106333038, translating to MASKLVIIIVFILDLIAVGLAIAAEQRRSVGKVVPDKEKVYEYCEYGSDIATSYGAGAFVLLLTTQIIIMVASKCFCCGKALSPGGSRACAIILFLICWVFFLIAEICLLAASIRNAYHTKYRKMWNVDEPPSCEVIRKGVFAAGASFALFTAIVSQFYYVCYSRARDDYKNPPY from the exons ATGGCTTCAAAGCTCGTGATTATCATTGTGTTCATTCTAGATCTCATCGCTGTTGGACTAGCCATTGCCGCCGAGCAAAGAAGAAGCGTC GGTAAGGTTGTACCTGACAAGGAGAAAGTATATGAGTACTGTGAGTATGGCTCAGACATAGCTACAAGTTATGGTGCTGGTGCTTTTGTGCTTCTCTTGACAACTCAAATCATTATTATGGTGGCTAGCAAGTGCTTCTGCTGCGGCAAGGCTCTTAGCCCTGGTGGTTCAAGAGCTTGTGCCATCATCCTCTTTCTCATTTGCTG GGTGTTTTTCTTGATTGCTGAGATATGTTTGCTCGCGGCATCAATCAGAAATGCGTACCACACTAAGTACAGGAAGATGTGGAACGTGGATGAGCCTCCCAGCTGTGAAGTGATACGTAAAGGAGTGTTTGCAGCTGGTGCTTCATTCGCACTCTTCACTGCTATAGTCTCTCAGTTCTATTACGTCTGCTATTCTCGTGCCAGAGATGATTACAAGAACCCACCTTACTAG